In Hahella sp. HNIBRBA332, the genomic window AGATCAGGATGCAGCTTGCTCCCGCACCCTTCAGTGCGCTTGGAGGGCGATAAAGGTGACATTATCTTTCGCATCCCCGTTTAAGGTTTCTGTTAGCAGCGTGTCGGCCGCCTCGCTCAGACTTTTAATTTGCATAGCTTTCGCTAAACCAGCTTCTCCAACTTCGTTGTACAGGCCATCCGTGCAAATTAAAAACCGGTCAGAAGGCTCAACCAGTATAGCGTTAACATCCACGCACAACTGCTCATGCACGCCAACGGCGCGGGTGAGCATGTTACGAAAGCTGCTTTGCTCCGCCTGTGCGGGCGTCATATCGCCCTTATCAACCAGCTCCTGCACCTTGCTATGATCATGCGTGATACGATGCAGCTTATGATTTCGCATGAGATATACGCGGGAATCACCAGCCCAAACCGCAACCGCCACTCCATATCTGACAAACAGGCAAGCTACCGTCGAACCAACTTTGCTGCCGTTCAGTTCTTGCTGCGCATAGGCCAGCAAGTCATCGTTCGTTTTGATCAAAGCGTCTTCAATTTGCTCAACCACATCCACCAAATATGCTCGCAGCGGCAGATGATCAAGCTGCTCGACAATCTTCTGACTGGCGACCTCGCCGGCATGATGCCCGCCCATGCCGTCAGCCACCGCCCACAGCCCACCTGCATCCCGGGCCAGCGCAGCATCTTCATTATGTTTTCTAACATTGCCCACATGCGTGCGCAGCTCAGACTTCCAGTTAAGGTGGTTCGCCATGAAAATTACATCTGTTCACAGGTCGCCGGACGCTGGTAGCGCCCGATGAAAAAGGTCCGATTTTCCATTCCTATTTATCGTTCCATCCCCACTGCTGCCATTTTCCATCGAGGAAAGCTGTAAATCCTTGAAATTTAGGCAATCTTTCTGCTGTGACAAATCTGGGCGACACCCAGGTGGACCCCTGAGTCCACCAAAAGCTATGCGGCTCTTCCTGCTTCATAAGCATGACGTCCAACGCCCCAATCGCCACAGGGAAAGTGGACTCATCCTCTTCAGGAATCTCCAGGCTGAGGCTTTGAATAGAACCACCCGCCAGAGACTTCTCAAGCGGCGGCGTCATGGCAGCAAGCTCCGACCGAAACTCTCCAAAATCAATAATCTGCTCAAGCAAACGCCCAATCAGGGTTTCCAACGTTTCGTACCACTCGCCATTGCTCAATAAGGTATCCACATAACTAATACGAGAGCTCAGCGGATGCAGCACAGTGAACGGAAAATATCGACCGACACTGTCAACGCTCGGACACCACAAACCAATCCACGCTTGCTCATCGAGGACTTTGGGCATAATCATGAAGCGCCACCAAGGCGCCACCAGATAATAGTCCAGCCAACGCTGCCCCAAAGATTGCTGACTTGCGTACAGACTGTTCTGCAGCCATTTATCCCACGCTGAACCAAATCCGCCAGGCAGGTTCAGCTGGATGAAGTCCCCCGATGACGGCAATTTGCCGAAATAGCCAATAGACGAGTTATTCACTTGCTCCCCATATTCGCTTATCAAGCCTTACCATCCCAACCCAATTAGAACAGCTAATTAGTTCTGTTTTCACTACGTTCAACTCTCTATAAACTGCTCGGACAGTTGTATCGTTTTATCCATCCAGGCGTGAAGGGATTAACCGTACTACTGGCGAAAAGCTCCATTTCTCCATTGCGGTGATCCACACTGATCAATACGTTATACAGACGGGAATTGCTTCCTTTATTCACCTTGTGAGCGTCCAGCAACCGGAACAGCCCCCAATCTCCTTCATACGCATCTGTGTGCAGAGTTTCATTCAAGTCTTCGAAGACCACTCTGGCTCCGCTCTTATCCGCCGGCCAGTCCATACTCATTTTCAACTGAGGACCATGGGTGTAGCGCAATCGCTGACTGCCAACCTCGAAATCGAAACGACGAACGGTGTTATCCAGTTTATGCGGTTTTACCTGGAAGCGTACGTGCGGGTCTTCACCTTTATCACCAAAGAACACGCGGCGGATAGAGTCAGCGACTTGCATCTGCTGTAAGGCCTGGCTGCTAATGCCTATGCCACGCCCATCCACGCCCTTGGCGCGCCATGAAGAGGTAATGAACGGCGCAATATTCGCCTTCACAAAGCTATCTTCAGTCCCTCCAGGCTTAAAGAATGCAGCGAAGTCGCTCAATGAAGCGTCACTGGAAGATTTGGAAGAGAACGGGTAGTTCTTCGCCAGCGTCTTTTGGAAGACGGAGTACACTTCTCTGTTCCACGCTGCGCTCAAGTGCGATCCGCCTGCGCCCAACAATACCTTCCAGCTTTGGTCGCCCATCGACTCCAGCCATCCTTTCAAATAACCAGGCGCTCTTGACGCCGTGACACGCAAAGCTTTGACGGGATCTTCGCCGCCGCTGAAGCGAGCCAGCGCGAACTTGAAAGCAGCCTCAGATGAATTTGGCGCCAGCGATGTCTCCTCCAGCTTGTCGAATATGCCGCGCAGCTTCTCCCAATAACGGTCAATTTCTTTATCTTCCATCAGCCTGTGCAGCGACTTGAAGGCGTCATCCACCGGCGTAGGCTCACGTTGCTGCGCCACCAGATTGGCCGCCGCATCCAACGCCTGTCCAGTGCGACCGCTAACATTTGCGTCTGGAATTGGGGGCGTCAGCAGTGTTTCTTTGCTGGCGCGGTTCAGCAGAGTCAAAATTGGAGATTGAGTACGGTCCAGATTATTGGCCAGCTTGTTGCGAGCCACATCCATAGAGCCGAAATCGACCACTTTGGGTGAGTTCAACGCCCTGTTCCAAACATCGATATAGTCGGTGAAATAGAGCTGCTTGATCTTCTCTACAATGTTCTCAACATCTTTTTCAGAGAAGTCTTCTTCGACCTGCGCCCCAAGAATCCATTGCTCGCTTGAGTAACGTTTCACCAGATTGGAGTCAGGAGATAGATCCAGCTTGCCATATCCCGCTTTGGTATATAGACGTGGAATTTTCAGATCCGAGCTTACTTGCGAATCCACAACGAACGTACCAGCGAAATCCACGCCCAAGTCGTCACGCAAATTCAGGAAACCTGCAAACTCAGGCTGACGCTTGATTTGCTGATAGATACGTCTCTCGATCGGAATGGTTCTCAGCTTTTCCCGACTACGTTCAACAACCGTATCCTTCAGCGTCAAATCCGTGAAATTGCTGTCCAGCACTTGGTTCAAATGCGTTTTCAGAGCACTCTGTTCAGACGCCTTACCAGGAAGCTTCTCTTCCCAATAACGCGCAAACCAAGCCTTGATTTCATTATTGTCGCGAACTCGGCTGTTCCCCATCATCAGATAGACACGAAGAGCCTCATATATGGCGTCGTTGTTATCCTCCGTGACCAATACGCCTTCTAGCCTTTGACGCAACAGCGGCGTTAAAAAGTGGCGCAGCGAAGCATCGAAAGTATTTTCGGTTTCTGCGACAACTCCAGAGTCATAAAGACCTAAATTGCTCAACCAGGGATGGTCCACTTCAGAGTAAAGCTGCTTAGCGTCTTCCAATGGCTTCAATATATCCAACACTTGCTCGAATTCATTCGGTTCAGGATTGGCCGTCGCCAATTGATTATGCTTATTCAGCAACTCCTGAATATCCGCCATCATGTTCTGTGTGCTCACCACACTTGAAGTCCACGCGGCAAGTGCGCCGCCAAAGGCCAGCAAAAGGGTGATGAAAGCGACGCGACGCGTCCACTTTATACGGCCTTCGTAGCGGGTATTTAATGTAGCAATTTCCGCTTCGGGGAAAATAACCTCTTTCAACAGTTTATTCAGGAAGAAGCTTTTGCCTGCGCCTGGCGCATTAGCGGCGACGTTATAGTTGATGCCATAGTTTGAAGAGAGGTTCGCCAGAATCCGGTCGATCGGGCGTCCTTCCTGGGTGCCGCTGGTGAAATACACGCCGCGGAGCAAGGATTGTTTTTCGAAGCGGCTGGTTTTGAAAACAGACTTGATAAAGCTATCAAGCACTGAGCGCATGTTTTCCACTTGCCCAGGAAAAGCGAGAATCTTAGAGCGGCGGCGGGTGTCTCGCTCTTGATGCGCCCGCCAAATCACTCTCTCATTCAATCGTTTGACCAATGCCTCGAATTCGGGAGCGAAATACTCCGCCGTTTGAGATGCATTCTGATCTTCAGTGTTGGGGAAGGTCATCCCCCAAACTTTTTCACGCTCTGTAGCGCCAAGATTCTCAAAAAACTCATTAAAGCCGGAGATAAGATCCGCTTTCGTGAAAAGAAAATAAATGGGGAAGCGGACCTGGAAATTCTCAGCCAGTTCCTGAATTCGATTGCGAATACGCTCTGCATGTTGCATGCGCTCCGCTTCGCTGGAGCTCAACAAGTCCTGAACGCTCACCGCCAGAAGAACGCCGTTGATCGGCCTGCGCATACGGTGTTTTTTCAGCAGCGCGAGGAAGTTACGCCAGCCGGTGCGATCCTGGGCCGCGTCGCTGTCCTGAGTTGTGTAACGACCGGCCGTGTCTATTAACACGGCTTCGTCAGTGAACCACCAATCACAGTTACGGGTACCGCCAACACCGCCAATTTGCTGTAATCCCAGCTTTTCTTTCAGCGGAAAATGCAGTCCGGAGTTGATCAGCGCAGTCGTTTTACCTGCGCCCGGCGGCCCAATGATGATGTACCAGGGCAACTGATAAACTGAACGCCGGCCCGCCTTGGTGTCGAACTTTGCGGTGCGCAGGAGACTCATCGCCTCACGGAAGCGCTCGCCAACCACTCTCGCTTCCTCATCAGATGCAGAGGGTTTGGCTTCTTCTTGTATCGCCTCCACCATGGAGTTGTTTTGCTTACGCTGTCCCAGCATTTTGATCAAGAAGATAATGGTGGCGACAAACCAGACGCAAAGTATGACGACCAGTCTGACCGCCCCTGAAGCGGGCTCCGCCTTTTCTCCGAAGCGGACGTAATCGGCCCCGAACCATATCACCAGAGAAAGCGCTATAAGTCCCACTACCGTCAAAAACCGTGGGTCAATCATCCATTTAAAAAAGCGGGACATAAGTCTCCTCATGCAACCGAAAAAGAGAGTTCAAACTACAAGACCGGGTATCCGATTCGGGGAGCAGTCCGATCGATTCATCAACTTAGGACTGATACTTCTGCGTCAGTTCCTGAAGCTGCTGTTCCTGCGCGTCGGTCACCGTACCCAGCCAATAGCGGAAGCCGCTATAACTCAGCAACAATGCCGCGGCCATAATGGAAGCGACAACCCACAGCGGCACGTATTCCGAAATACGTTTTTTCGCAGGCGTGGAACCTCGCCAACGAGGAGACAGGTCCCCGTCGAACTCGCCGCGCTGCATCTGAATGGTGCGCACCAAGTTATCGCGAATTGTCTCCAGATAATCTCTGCCGCGAGGATCCAGCTTATATTTCCCTTCAAAGCCCAAGCTCAGGCACACGTATATCAGCTCAATCAGATCGATATACTTGGCCGGGGTCGCCAGTATCTTGTCCAAAATCAGGAATACTTTCTCACCGCCCACGTTCTCGCGATGGAACGTGCTGAGAAGAGTCGCTCGCGACCAACCAACCTCCGCTCCCCAAGGGGTATTCATGATCGCCTCGTCCAGTGCGGAGCACAAAACATAGCGAGCTGAAAGTACTACATCAGAGGCGACGCCCTTCGACTGCGCTTCGGACTCAAATCGGCGGATCTGCTGAATAACCTGCTGGCGTAACTGATTGGGGTTTTGCACCTGAACGGTCTGACGCAACTCTCCCAGTAACGCAATCAGCTCCGAAGCGCTGGCGGTAAGAGGGTTCAACCCCTGCTTTACATCCAAGCCCTGCCCGCTGTCCATAGAGCCGGGAGGAGGCGCAGGCGCCTGATGGGGCGCAAAAGCCGTCGGCGGAGGCTGTGTAGACAGCCCTCCTGAAGAACGCCCGCCGGGAGTGGGTACAATAACTGTACGATCACCGCCGCCAGCGCCACCGAAAAATGTTTTATCAGAATCGTTGCTCATGACTTCTAATCTCGCTCAAAGCCGTCCATTTGCTTCATATTAAAACGCCGCGTCTCGCAATGAAACGCGGCGAGGGCTAAACGCCTCTCTTCGAAGCAAAAAACGATTAATCCCTGATTGCCCAAAACTCCATTTCCAAACCTGGGAAATCCGCGCCAATGTGCACGGCAAAACCGCTGGATTGCGCCAAAGCTCGCCAGTAATCGCTATTGCGATCTAACTGGAAGTAGGTGAAACCGGTATGGAATGGAATTTGTCTCGGAGCCACTGGCAAGGCTTGCAGCCCGATACCTGGCAACGCAGCATTGATCAAGTCGCGAATACGTTCGACCGGCGCAATTTTCACCTGGCTTGGGAAGCGACTGCGGATCTGATCCGACTTCATCTGCGCTTTGACCGCCAGTATATACGTCGCCTTCTCCACCAATGACCGGTCCGTAATCGGAGATACATAAATACCATAGCGACGCTCAACCAGATCCAAAGACACGGCGGAGGTTTCGCTCACCGTATTCATGTACTGATTCAGAATCTGCATCAACTGCGGGATGGATTTCTCCAACTCGTCATGATGATACGCAGGCATGGTCGCGGGAGGTCGGCGCTGAACACTGGTGAACGTCGAAAGCTCACCGGCTATTTGCATTAATTCGCCGAACACGTCCACAGGATGTAGCGGGCGAATTTGCGCCAAGTGCAGCAACCACGGCTCAACCCGGTTGATCATTTGCAGCATCAAGAAATCCGCAATCTCGGAAGTGCCCTGTCTGCCGCTGTCTCTCAGTCGGCCAGCCAGCGCTTCCGCGCGCAGATTCAAGCTGCCCGCCACTTCCTGCAACAGGTTGGCCAGACGTGGATGCGCTCTTACATCCAGCATGGGAGGGATAAACTGAGAATCGAGAACAATTTCTCCATCGTCCCGTTTATCCTGTATCCGTGCGATAGGCAACACGGCGTAACCACTGCGGTCTTCTCTTTCCAACAGGATACGAAAACGCAGTTGTCCAATCTGAATTTTGGAGCTGTCGCTATGCTCGGAGGTGGAGTCGAAAGTCTCCAACTCACGGGCGTTAAACCGCACCAGAGTCTGATTGTCCTCTTCCAGATGCGTATCTGGCGAGCCTGGACGCTTAACGGGGATACCCAGATAAACAGTTTGATTCTGGAGCCCTTTCTCAGGCTCCAGAATATCAAGCTCAGAATCTATGTCTGGAACGTTGAACGGCGTTCCATCAGGAAAAATACCTCGGCAGCGATTAATGGAGAACTTTCCAAGCTTTAGGACTTGGCTATCGATTTCC contains:
- the tagF gene encoding type VI secretion system-associated protein TagF; protein product: MNNSSIGYFGKLPSSGDFIQLNLPGGFGSAWDKWLQNSLYASQQSLGQRWLDYYLVAPWWRFMIMPKVLDEQAWIGLWCPSVDSVGRYFPFTVLHPLSSRISYVDTLLSNGEWYETLETLIGRLLEQIIDFGEFRSELAAMTPPLEKSLAGGSIQSLSLEIPEEDESTFPVAIGALDVMLMKQEEPHSFWWTQGSTWVSPRFVTAERLPKFQGFTAFLDGKWQQWGWNDK
- a CDS encoding PP2C family serine/threonine-protein phosphatase, with the translated sequence MANHLNWKSELRTHVGNVRKHNEDAALARDAGGLWAVADGMGGHHAGEVASQKIVEQLDHLPLRAYLVDVVEQIEDALIKTNDDLLAYAQQELNGSKVGSTVACLFVRYGVAVAVWAGDSRVYLMRNHKLHRITHDHSKVQELVDKGDMTPAQAEQSSFRNMLTRAVGVHEQLCVDVNAILVEPSDRFLICTDGLYNEVGEAGLAKAMQIKSLSEAADTLLTETLNGDAKDNVTFIALQAH
- the tssK gene encoding type VI secretion system baseplate subunit TssK — translated: MSFENRVVWTEGMFLRPQHFQQQDRYHESLLEARCKPLKAFFWGFYDLEIDSQVLKLGKFSINRCRGIFPDGTPFNVPDIDSELDILEPEKGLQNQTVYLGIPVKRPGSPDTHLEEDNQTLVRFNARELETFDSTSEHSDSSKIQIGQLRFRILLEREDRSGYAVLPIARIQDKRDDGEIVLDSQFIPPMLDVRAHPRLANLLQEVAGSLNLRAEALAGRLRDSGRQGTSEIADFLMLQMINRVEPWLLHLAQIRPLHPVDVFGELMQIAGELSTFTSVQRRPPATMPAYHHDELEKSIPQLMQILNQYMNTVSETSAVSLDLVERRYGIYVSPITDRSLVEKATYILAVKAQMKSDQIRSRFPSQVKIAPVERIRDLINAALPGIGLQALPVAPRQIPFHTGFTYFQLDRNSDYWRALAQSSGFAVHIGADFPGLEMEFWAIRD
- the tssM gene encoding type VI secretion system membrane subunit TssM, with amino-acid sequence MSRFFKWMIDPRFLTVVGLIALSLVIWFGADYVRFGEKAEPASGAVRLVVILCVWFVATIIFLIKMLGQRKQNNSMVEAIQEEAKPSASDEEARVVGERFREAMSLLRTAKFDTKAGRRSVYQLPWYIIIGPPGAGKTTALINSGLHFPLKEKLGLQQIGGVGGTRNCDWWFTDEAVLIDTAGRYTTQDSDAAQDRTGWRNFLALLKKHRMRRPINGVLLAVSVQDLLSSSEAERMQHAERIRNRIQELAENFQVRFPIYFLFTKADLISGFNEFFENLGATEREKVWGMTFPNTEDQNASQTAEYFAPEFEALVKRLNERVIWRAHQERDTRRRSKILAFPGQVENMRSVLDSFIKSVFKTSRFEKQSLLRGVYFTSGTQEGRPIDRILANLSSNYGINYNVAANAPGAGKSFFLNKLLKEVIFPEAEIATLNTRYEGRIKWTRRVAFITLLLAFGGALAAWTSSVVSTQNMMADIQELLNKHNQLATANPEPNEFEQVLDILKPLEDAKQLYSEVDHPWLSNLGLYDSGVVAETENTFDASLRHFLTPLLRQRLEGVLVTEDNNDAIYEALRVYLMMGNSRVRDNNEIKAWFARYWEEKLPGKASEQSALKTHLNQVLDSNFTDLTLKDTVVERSREKLRTIPIERRIYQQIKRQPEFAGFLNLRDDLGVDFAGTFVVDSQVSSDLKIPRLYTKAGYGKLDLSPDSNLVKRYSSEQWILGAQVEEDFSEKDVENIVEKIKQLYFTDYIDVWNRALNSPKVVDFGSMDVARNKLANNLDRTQSPILTLLNRASKETLLTPPIPDANVSGRTGQALDAAANLVAQQREPTPVDDAFKSLHRLMEDKEIDRYWEKLRGIFDKLEETSLAPNSSEAAFKFALARFSGGEDPVKALRVTASRAPGYLKGWLESMGDQSWKVLLGAGGSHLSAAWNREVYSVFQKTLAKNYPFSSKSSSDASLSDFAAFFKPGGTEDSFVKANIAPFITSSWRAKGVDGRGIGISSQALQQMQVADSIRRVFFGDKGEDPHVRFQVKPHKLDNTVRRFDFEVGSQRLRYTHGPQLKMSMDWPADKSGARVVFEDLNETLHTDAYEGDWGLFRLLDAHKVNKGSNSRLYNVLISVDHRNGEMELFASSTVNPFTPGWIKRYNCPSSL
- the icmH gene encoding type IVB secretion system protein IcmH/DotU; amino-acid sequence: MSNDSDKTFFGGAGGGDRTVIVPTPGGRSSGGLSTQPPPTAFAPHQAPAPPPGSMDSGQGLDVKQGLNPLTASASELIALLGELRQTVQVQNPNQLRQQVIQQIRRFESEAQSKGVASDVVLSARYVLCSALDEAIMNTPWGAEVGWSRATLLSTFHRENVGGEKVFLILDKILATPAKYIDLIELIYVCLSLGFEGKYKLDPRGRDYLETIRDNLVRTIQMQRGEFDGDLSPRWRGSTPAKKRISEYVPLWVVASIMAAALLLSYSGFRYWLGTVTDAQEQQLQELTQKYQS